The DNA window AGTTGATGGCCGATGCCGGCTTGATTGTCCTCACCGCATTCATCTCACCGCATCGCGCTGAGCGCCAGTTAGTGCGGGATCTGTTGCCCGACGGCGAGTTTATTGAAGTGTTCGTCAACACCTCATTGCAAGTGTGTGAGCAGCGTGATCCGAAAGGCTTATATAAGAAAGCTCGCGCCGGAGAGATCGCCAACTTTACTGGCATCGATTCGGATTATGAAGCGCCACTCAATGCAGAGATCGATCTGCCTGCCGGAGAGAAACCGATTGAGGTACTGGTGGATCAATGCATTGCAACGCTGGTGGCTCGCGGGATCATTCGCTCATCCTAACCACCAGTGAGCGGCATCATACCGTATGGTGAATGCCGCTTTGCACATCACTCTGCACGGTAAATTTTTGATTAAGCATCGCCAGCATCTGATCGTAATACTGGCTGTTGGGTTTATTGCCGAGCAGTTTACACAGTTCATTGCCCGTCGGCGTAAAGCGGTAATAGAGCAGGCGCACGCCTTTACTCAGCACATTCAACTGCAAGTTGCGCCCTTGATAACTTAAAATCAGCGGTGTTTCGATTTCGATTTCACCCGATTCCAACTCAGTGCCATGCAGCAGGCCCAATTCAATCAGCACCAACAAGCTAGAAAACGACAACTGGAAGCTGCCCATGTTGATGTTGGTGGTGGTGTCGCGTTTGCCAAAACTGAAAATGCCGCCTTGAAAACGATAGCCAATCAGCAGCTTACGACTGTTGTCTGCACCAAAACTGCAAGCGAGTGACGAGGCGCGTTGCAGGATGTGCGCCTCTTTCGGCGTCATGTCATGCAGTACCTTCAAGGCTTTCATCGAGGTGGAACCTGGGTTGGTTACTTCTCGTTTCAGCACTTGTGCCCACAGTTTCTGCATCGCTGAGTTGTGGATCTCTTGCGCCATATCGAAAAAGCGGTACAGCCAATCTTGATCCGGATCGCCTGCGGTTTCATCTTTGCAAGAGAGATGGGCCAGTTTCAAGATCTGTTCAAGGTTACGCTGGCGCTGCTCTTTGCGCTTCTCTTCACGCAACAAAGCCCGTTCGATGGTGGTTTTTTGCGGCGGATCTTTTTGCAGCAGCGCGTCTAAGCCATAGGTTTGTGCGATCGTCGTGATGCGGCTGGCGCTGTCACGAATGTAACCACTTTTCTTCTCTTGGCTGCTGTGCGGCTTGGGATCGGCTTCTTGGTCAATTACGACCGGCGTTCGGCTATCCGCCATCGTACCTTCCTTTCCATTGCAGGGTGAATGCTAGGCTCAATGTACCCCTTATCGCCAAACCAGTGCAATAATGAGCAATCACACTCTTGGCGATCAATTTGCGCTTAGAGTGGCGAAAATCGTGATCTCGATAAAAATGCGCTGTCACAAATGATAATAAGTTGTTAAAATTGTTATTGTCTTTTGTGAGGGGCTTATGAAGTATTTCGGAGAGAATAAACTTAAAAAGCACCTGCCAACCGCGCTGCTATTGGTTGCTTATTTGGCAACTTTGATCTATTTAGCCAAATATATCGCCTGAGCCAGTGAGATTGACAGGTTACGTCGATGTTTAAAATTGGTTACATGTCATCGTAAGCTTCAATCGCATCCCCTTGGATGACATAAGCCGTTTCTGCCAACTCGTGGCTGACGGTCTCCGTTTTCAGCGTTCCCACCACGTAAATCACATCCCACAGCTCTTGGACTGGCGCACCTTTGGGGAACTTAACGTAAATAATTTGGTTTGGCGGCGGTGGCGGCACATGGATGCACGCGCCAAAGTAAGGCACCAGCAAAAACTCGGTCACTTTATTGGCATCCCCTTCCAGAGGAATCACAAAACCGGGGATCTTCACTTTACTGCCATTGAGCTCTGGACGAACGCCACCCAATTTGGTTTGGCTGACCGCATTACCGGAATGGTCGGCGGCGGGCATGCCGACGCTGTCGAAGAGTTTTCTCTCTTGCTCGGGCACCAGATCGATCCAGTCTAGTGTCATCACATCCTGGCTGGCTGCCAAGGCGGGAAACCAAGGCGTTAAAATTAAGCTTAATAGCAAGATAACTTTGCTTTTCATGAACGATTAAATCCTTATGGTCATTCCATCACTGAGAGATTGTTTGTAAGCCCGGAAAGCAGGAATAAAGCCGATGAAGATTCCTGCCCCTTGGACACAAGCAAGGAGCAGCCACTCATGCGCCGAGATGGCCGTCATTGCAATATTGATTCCGTACTGTTGCTGAATCAGCGGGTGAGCCACGGCGATCAGCGCGTACACCCCGGCTACCCCAGTCACAATCCCGACAAACGTGAGCAGGCTCGCTTCACTTATAAGCAGGGTAAAGACATGCCGTGGGCGCGCGCCCATTGCCCTGAGGATCGCCATTTCACGCCGCCGTTTCTTGTAAGCTGGTGAGTAGGCTGCTGAGCATACCCAAAAGACCCGCGACGACCACAAACACCGACACCGCCAGCAGCGCTTGCTCGGCAACCGACATCATCCCCCAAAGTTCATGCAAAGCGACACCTGGCATAATGGCGCTAAGCGGCTCTTGCGGGTAGGTGTTGATCTGTCTTTGTAGGGCGAACGTTTGAATGCGCGACTTGAGGCCAATCAGCATCGCGGTGATCTGCTTGGGCTGGAAGTCTCTGTGTGCCAGTTGCGTTGCATCGGGCGTTGGGCCCATGCGCGCACCAGATTCCCAGCCGACATGAATCGCTTCAATCGCCTCAAGTGAGACGTGCACGGTTTTGTCTACGGGTGTGCCTGTCGGGGCTAAAATGCCGACCACTTTGAAGGGCAAATTGTCATGGCGACTGAAGCCGACATCGCTGATGCCGTGCGCGATGACTATCTCACTGCCTAGCTGGTAACCGAGTGTTTTCGCCACATCGTAGCCAAGCACGGTTTCAAACAAGCCGTTGAACGCTTTACCTTGGGAAAAAGTCAGTGGTTGCTTACTTCCGTACTTGTAGTGCTCAAAGTAGCTGTGGTTGGTGCCCATCACCCGAAAACCTTGGTGTGAATCGCCGAGTGAGATGGGAATTGCCCATTCAACCGAGCGATGGTTGGCAAACTCTTGGTAGCTTTTCCAGTCGATATTGTTGGTGGCGTTGCCAATACGAAATACCGAGTAAAGCAGCAAGTTCACTTGGCCAGATCGGCCTCCGACAATGAGGTCTGTGCCGGAAATGGTATTGGCAAAGCTCTCTTTGGCTTGGGTGCGAATTCGCTCCACGCCCATCAGCAGCAGCACAGAAATGGCGACCGTCATGACCGTTAGTGCGGCGGTGGCTTTACGGTTACGTAAACTTTTCCAAGCGAGATTGAAGATGGCACTCATGCGATAACTCCTGCTTGGTTCAATTCACGTAAGTCGATAGTGCGGTTAAACAGCGCTTCCAAACTCGGATCGTGGCTGACGAAAATCAGGGTGGCGTTGACCGAGTTGGCTTGCTCCATCAGCAGTTCGATAAAAGCGCTGCGGTTGTCGTAATCGAGCGCGGAAGTGGGCTCATCTGCAATGACTAACTCTGGCGCACCGATCAGCGCGCGCGCCGCAGCAACGCGCTGTTGCTGGCCGATACTCAGTTCGCTGACGGGTTTGTTGTGCAGCGCGGGCGGCAGATGCAGGCGCGTTAACAGCTGTACTGCCCGCTCGTGAGCCTGACCGCCAACTTGTCCCGCGCGCAGCTTGGAAAACTGACAAGGCAGCAGCACGTTTTCCACCACATTGAGGTAGGGCAACAAGTTGAACTGCTGGAAAATGTAGCCGATGTGATCGGCGCGAAACTTGTCTCGCGCACTGGGCGACAAGCTGCCGAGATCGGTGCCGAGAATACGCAGTTGCCCAGATTGCAGCGCGTTAATGCCAGTCATTAGACTGAGCAACGTCGATTTGCCACAACCGCTGGGGCCTTTTATAAAAACGTGCTCACCACGCAAAATACGCAGCTCCGGGATGTGTAAGATCGGCTGCTGCGCATCTTTCCATGTAAACGTGGCCTGATTGAGCCAAACCACTTCAGACGAAGTATTTACCATAGATTTTCACCATGCTCTGTGCTTTTCAGAAAAAGCAGGTAAGTAAACACTTACCTGCTCGGTTCTTATTTCAAAGAGATTCGTGCATTTTCAGCCGATAGTTGCGTGGCACTCTGCTTTTTATCGGTAAGCACATTTGCGGTGATGGATTGGGTCGCAGCAAAATGGCTGAACCACTGGGTATCTAGCTTACTCAGTTTCGGCCAGGTTGTCACAATGGTATTGATATTGAACGGTGAATGCGCCATGACTATCGTGGTCGTGGTCGTGGTCGTGGTCGTGGTCATCATGATGTTTTTCATGATCGTGTTTGTCACCCTCATGGTGTTCATGTTCATGTTCATGCTCATCGGCATCGTGGTGATCATGATGATGCTCGTCACCCGCTAAGGTATGGGCTACATCGACCTTCTCAATCTGGCATTTGGCCTTGGCATTGAGGGTAACGATCTGATCAGCTTGTTGCAGTAAGGCGATGCTCTTTTGCAAGCGTTGCTCTTGCTCTGCGTTTTCAGGTGCGTGCTCAAAGCCGACCACATCAGCACCGGGTGCGGTGATCTCAATCAACAGATCGTGACCATCTTGAGCGACGTTAAATTCCACTTGGCCATGAACATGGGCATCGTGTTGGCGAAATCCTTCTTCAGCTGTTGCGAGAGAGGAGAAAGAGAGGCCAACCAAAACGGCCAATGAAGTTTTGCGTAACATGAATAAATTCCTTATTTGTCTGAATTGTCGATATTTGGTTTAACAATAGGTCAAATAAGGCGGTGAACGCGCGAGGTAAGCCGAAAAGCTCTCAGCACGAGTTTCGCTTTGCCAGATGAAAACAGAGCAAAGTGTCGCAGCCGTGACTGCTGTGTGCTGCGGCAGGCTTGCGCCAAGGCCGTGGCTGGCACTGGCAAACTGCTCGCAATGGTGTTGCAGGTGGTGTTCGGGGTTGAAGTCCAACTGATGGGCAAGGCTGGCAAAGCTGAGAAATAGCGTCAACACCACCGCCAAGTAGGCAGTGTAGTGGAATCTGAAATGACGAAGACGTATCCAACCCGGCATGTTTACGGCGACCAGTGACAAGGTGTTACAATATAACAGCTGTAGCGCAAAAAAGTTCACTCATTTTTCTATAAATAGACTTTTTATAAAACGATTTTATTAAAATTTTCTCATTCAATGACAAAAACCCATACCGTGTGAGTATGGGTTTTGTGCACAGGCTGCGACGCCGCTCTCGCTGAGCCAATCGTGCGTTAGATATTCGCTTTGACTAGTGCGATCACTTGAGCAATTTCGCTCTCAGAAAGCGCACCTTCTTTGACAAACAACACCTTGCCCTGCCTGTCTTGCACTATGATGGCGGAGCTTTCTTCTTTTAGCGCCCAATTTTTGGCGACCACACCATTTTCATCCAGCACCAGAGAAGACCAAGGAAACTCCACTTTGCTGTCTTGGGCGGAGGATTTGACAAACGAGCCTGTTCCCCATATCGCATCATCTTGATTGATGATGGTGGTGGTTTGGTAATGCTCTGCTGGAAACTGAGCCGCGGTGATCGCTTGCATCAGAGGGGCGTTCATCTCTTTTGAGCTGCTGCGGCCAGCGATGGCTTGGATTACGCGGACTTTGCCAAGCATCTGCTGCGATGCCCAAGGTTGGAACGCAGTGCCTTTGCCTTGCAGAACGATTTCGCCATACGCATCAACATTGACTGCAGGCACTGCGCTGCCGAGTGAAAGGTTGTGGGCCGCCGCGCCGAATGACGCGCTAAGCAGCGCAAGAGTGAGGAGAGTCTTTGGTTTCATGAGTGTTTTTCCTTATCAAGACAATTTGTCCATTTTATCGTGAGCGGCCACAGTATAATACGTCGCAGGGAAAATTTACTGGCTTTAGGTAACATTTTTTTAACACTTTGCCGGGCGTTGGTTTATCTCACTATGGGCTTGCTGTATGATAGCGTCCATTAGTCAACGCTAAAGTGATAAAAACACAGCGGAGGCAGAAGCCCGAAAGAGGCAGATAAAGGGGATTCCCCCGTTTCTCAAACGGAATTTGAGGATGATGTATGTTGCGCGAGTTTGCTGTTTATCGACCACGCCAAGTGGCTCGATTCGTTAAGACCCAATTTAAAGGGGACTTTTTCATTCAAGGGATCGGCGAGTTTCATTTCGACCAAGGCAAGGTGCAGTTGCCCGATCTGAGTAATCCGCAAAAATTGGCGGTGTTTCGCGAAGTGAACGCGGAAATCGTTGCGCTCTCTTTGGTGGCGTAAGTTAAGGCAAAAACGCTACCGCAGCGTGGCGACGGTAGCGTATAAAATCAGGCTTGTGGTGGGAAGCAGACCCCAGTACCACCGAGACCGCAGTAACCATCTGGGTTTTTCGCTAAATATTGTTGATGATACGTTTCAGCGAAGTAGTACTCTCCTGCCGGAGCGATTTCGGTGGTGATTGTGCTACGCTGGCTGTCGCTGAGCGCGCGTTGATACGCTTGTTTCGATGCGGTGGCGATGGCCAGTTGCTCATCGCTGTAGGTGTAAATCACCGAGCGGTATTGTGTGCCAAGATCATTGCCTTGTCGCATTCCCTGAGTGGGATCATGGCGTTCCCAAAATTTCTCTAGCAACTGTGACAACGAAATCTGCTGCGACTCGAACACTACGCGCACCACCTCAGTGTGGCCCGTTTGCCCGCTACACACCTCTTCATAGGTTGGGTTTGGCGTAAAGCCACCGCTGTAACCGACCGAAGTCGACACCACGCCATCCAATTGCCAGAAACAGGCGTTCAGCGCCCCAGAAGCAGCCCATACCCAGCAAGATCTCTTGTTGGGTACCGACCACAGGTGCGGTGATATCGCTGTGGTTGACGAAATGCTGTGTTTCAACGCGAAGCGGTGTTGTACGACCGGGCAGTGCACTCTCTTGGCTGACCATGATTTGTTTGTTAAGCATGTGATTTCCCTTTGTTCATCTGTGATAAAGCGGCGGACTAAATCCGGATATCGGTTGTTCCTTTTGGGGGCGAATGCTATCTTGCACTCTCATGACAGACCGGACGAAATGGTGAGCTATTTTACTGCCATTGTCTCCAGTGCATCGGTCTGCGAACTCTTGGAAAGCGCTTGTGGCTCTCCGTCGCCTGAACGATATCAAGCCCTCGTTTTGTACGTACTAAAGCATGATAAGAAAAGTTATTCCAGCCTTTATCGGCATGATCTTCGCCAGTCAAACCTTTGCGTCCAGCGAGGTGGATTTGACTTTGGAAGGCGTTAGCGGTGCCTTAAAAGAGAATATTGAAGCTCATTTATCCTCCATTCCTAGCGAGGATTACGCCACTTCCCTGCGTTTTCAATCTCGGCTTGATAACATTATCAATGAAGCGCTCAAGGCGTTAGGTTACTACCACGCTTCGGTGGAATATCAAATCTCCCCAGACAACGATGAGTTGACAGCGATCATCTCGCCCGGCGACGTGATGAAACTGGCTGAGGTGGACGTGCGTTTCACCGGTGAAGCCGCCAGTGATGACCGTTTTGCTGCGCTTTTAGAAAACTCATCGCTTAAGGTGGGGGCGGCGCTTAATCATGGTGATTACGACGCGCTCAAAGCCTCGATTCGTAATCTTGCTCTGCAACGGGGTTATTTCAAGGGCGATTTTACTGCGGCGCGTTTGGAAGTGTCGCCCGATCTTAATAAAGCCTTTGTACGTTTGCACTATGACAGCGGCATTCGTTACCAATTCGGTGACACGCAAATTGTTGGTAGCCAGATTGAAGAAGCTAAAGTACGCTCCTTGCAGCCGTATAAAAGCGGCGAGCCTTATCTGGTCGCCAAAGTGGGGGAGTTTAACCAAAATCTTTCAAACACCGACTGGTTCTCGTCGGTACTGGTGGAGCCCGATATCAGCGCGCTTGATGAACGCCGCGATCTGCCGATGAAAGTCTTTTTGGCGCCTCAGAAAAAAAATCAGTTGGAAACGGGTATCGGTTATGCCACCGACGTGGAGCTGCGCGGCACGCTCAAATGGAAAAAGCCGTGGCTCAATGAGCAAGGCCACAGCTTCGACAGCAGTTTGTCGCTTTCTAAATCGGAGCAGACTATCACGGCGGGCTACCAGATCCCGCTGGAGGATGTGTTGCACGACTACTACCGAGTTCAATACGCGATGAAAAATGTTGACAGTCGCGATACCAAAAGTTTGGAGTCTAACCTCGCGGTTGAGCGCCACTGGCTGTTGGACAACCGTTGGCACCGTACCGTGTTTGTCCGTTATTTGATTGAGAACTATGAACAAGGTTTGCAAGATGATGTGGCACAGTTTGTTTTGCCGGGCATCTCTTTTTCTCGCAGCCGGACTCGCGGCGGCGGTATGCCAATGTGGGGGGATAAACAGAGCATTACTTTAGAGTTCGGGGATGACTCTTTTGTTTCCGAAACACGCGTATTGCGTTTGCAAGGTCGCACATCCTGGATCCGCAGCTTGGGTGAAAATCACCGTGGCATTGCTCGTTTGGAAGGGGGCGCTAACCTCACCGAGGAGTTTGAGCGTCTATCACCGTCACTGCGTTTTTTCGCGGGCGGTGACAATAATTTGCGCGGCTACGCTTACGAGTCCATTTCCCCCCGAGACGACAGCAACGCACTAACTGGGGCAAAGTACATCGCCACCAGTACGCTAGAGTACCAATATCGTCTGTATGGTAACTGGTGGGCGGCAGCTTTTTTCGACTATGGCGACGCGTTTAACGACGCGCCAGAGTGGAAACGCGGCGCTGGCGTGGGCATTCGTTGGGGCTCGCCAGTCGGGCCGATTCGCTTGGACTTTGCTTGGGGGTTGGATGCCACGCCCGGAGATGAGTTTCGTATCCATTTCACTTTGGGGCCTGAGCTATGATCAAACGGATGTTTCGTTGGAGCAAATGGTGCTCTGCCGCGCTCGTTATGTTGCTTTTGTTGGTGTCACTACTGGTTGGGCTCGCGCTTTTTACCAATCTTGGCCTAAACAGCTTGGTTTCATTGGCAGAAAAAGCCATGCCGCAGCTCAGTGTGGGCAGCGCCGAAGGGGCACTGTTGCCCAAGTTCACTTTGCGTGAGGTGCGTTTTCAAGACGATGCTCTTCACCTTGAAACGTCGCTCGACGAACTGGGCTTGGCGATCGATATGGGCTGCTTTTGGCAAGGACGACTCTGCGTTGATGATTTGAGATTACACGGTTTGGCGTTAAGCTTGCCCGAGCTTGCGCCGTCACAGCAAGAGCCTGAACCAGAGAGCCCGCCGCTGACGATGATTCGCACTCCGCTCCCCATTGCGGTGCGCAATCTTGATCTCAGTGACATCAAGCTGGATATCCTTGGCAACCAAATCGATTGGCGGGAGTTTCGCTCTGGTCTTGCCATGCGGGGCGATCGTCTGACCATCACGCCAACGCGATTCAATGATGTCAATGTCACGCTCGCAGAAAGTGAGCCATCCTCAGCCAATCCACCTGTGGCTGAACCTAAACAAGATATCGTGCTTCCCGAGGTGTGGATACCACTCACGATTGAACTGCAACGTTTTGATCTCAATCGCTTTACTCTGCATCAAGCCACTCCGGTTGAGATTACGCATCTTGGTCTTGAACTCAAAGCGGCCCAGCACCAAGTGCAAGTTTCGCACGCTGGAACTAGAGATGCCGCAAGTGAGCGCTCAGATTTCTGCGCAAACGGAGCTCCGCGGCGATTATCCACTCGAACTCACGCTCAAAGCACAGCTAAAAGAGAGCGAATTGCAAGGGCAGGTGATCAATCTCTCAGCCAGCCAAAGCGTAGCGAATCTCGCCGTGCAAAGCGATCTTTTAGGGCCCGTGCAAGCGCAGGTCACCGCTGAGTTACAGCCGCTAAAAGCGCAGTTGCCCTTTAAGGTCGATTTGCGACAGCTCAAAAGCCAATGGCCCCTGAGCGGCCAAAGTGAATACCAAGTTGAGGTGGCGAGTTTACGCGCGAATGGCTCTTTGGATGGTTATCAACTGGCGCTGCAAACCCACCTTGAAGGGGAAGCGATTCCGCCACTGGATGTCGATCTCTCCGGTGAAGGCTCTTTGCAGCATATAAAGTTGGATAAACTGGTTTTGGCGACGTTAGGCGGGCAAGTGAGCGGTCAGGTTAGGGCCGACTGGCACGATACGGTGAGCTGGCAGGCCGATTTAGCCCTGCAAGACATTCAACCTGGGCAACAGTGGTCACAAGCGCAAGGCAACATTAGCGGTAAGCTTTCGACTTCGGGTTCCTTGACCGAACAAGGCGGTTGGCAAGTGGCGTTGCCGCTTTTAGATATTGATGGTGTGCTGCGTGATTATCCGCTCAATATCGAAGGGGATCTGCACATCGCCGATCGCCAAGGCAATGGCGATCTCAACGTCGACACGGCCGGATTAACCCTGTCGCATGGCCCTAACGGAATTACCGCCAAAGGCAAGCTGGATAAACATTGGTTGATGGACGTGCAGGTTCATTTCCCCGACTTGAGCAAAACGTTGCCGGATGTTGCTGGGCGCGTGCAAGGTGACATTGCGCTGCGTGGCGAATTGCAACAGCCCGATGTGCGTTTGTCACTGCTGGCCGAGGCGCTGAAATGGCAGCAACAAGCGAGTATTGAGCAGCTTTCACTGCGTGGAACGCTGACGCCGCTGCCGATGGCACAAGCGGATTTGCGCTTGCAGGCACGCGCGCTGCGCTATGAAGAAAAGCAGCTGGATTCGGTTGATCTCAGCCTCACTGGCAGTGAGCAGCAACATCAGTTGACGCTCGATGTGCTCTCGACACTTTTCTCCACCAGCCTCGCTATCGATGGCCAATTGAGTCGCGACAAAGAGATGGTCTGGTCTGGGGCGCTGCAACGAATGCAAGCCAGCAGCGAGCAGGGGACTTGGACTCTTGCTAATGCCGCCAAGCTCGCCGCTAATCTGGATACGCAGCAGTTTGATGTGAGCGCGCACTGCTGGCAGCAACAGCAGTCGAGTGTGTGTCTGACCCATGACATCCGCGTTGGCGAGCAAGGCGAAGCGGAAATCTCCATAAGCCAGTTCGATTTTGCGCAAATTGGTATGTTCTTGCCCCAAGAGAGCAAACTACGCGGACAATTGGACGCGACGCTTTGGGCTAATTGGGCGGCGAAACGCGCGCCGCATGTCAAAGTGGCGCTGACGATGCCAGCAGGAGAAACTGGAACAGAGCCTAGACGAAACGCTGACCATAGGTTGGGACAGCGTGATGCTTAACGCCGAGTTGCAAGACGATGCACTTCGCGCCGATTGGCAGTTCAACATTCGCGACAACGGCGATGTGAGTGGTCAACTGAAGGTCGACAATGTGCAGGCCAAAGAGCCGCAGTTGGATGGCACCTTAGCGCTTGGGCAATTCAATCTCGATTTTCTCGCCCCATTAATTGGCGAATACAGTTCTCTGCAAGCGCTGATCTCTTCTCAGTTGGCGATCCGCGGTTCGGCATATCATCCGCAAGTGTTTGGTCAAGTGCTGGTGGATGAGATCCAAGTGCATGGCGATATCAGCCCGGTGGATGTGCAGCAAGGGCGAGTTGAGGTGCAGCTCAATGGCTATGATGCTGCGCTCAGTGCTGGCATTGTCACACCGGATGGTGAGCTAAAAGTGGACGGTACGGCCAACTGGCAGGATCTAGCCAACTGGCATAGCAAGTTGCGTGTGTTTGCCGATGAGCTGCAAGTGAACATGCCGCCGATGGTCCATATTAAACTGGTGCCGGACATGACCATCGAGGCTAAGCCTGGGCTGGCGAAAATCTCTGGGGATCTTGCTCTGCCCTGGGGACGGATTGTGGTCGAAGAGTTGCCACCAAGTGCCGTGAGCATCTCCAAAGATCAGGTGCTGGTTAACGCCGAGTTGCAACCGGTGGAAAGTAGCGCGCCGATGCCCATCAATATCGAAACTGACATCAATATTCGTATCGGGGATGACTTTAAGCTGAGCGCTTTCGGCTTAGAGGGCGGTTTGCAAGGGCGCTTGAATGTGACGCAAAAAGACAAAGGGCCGTTTATTTTGGGCGAAGTGAACATTGTCAACGGCACCTATCGCTCTTTCGGGCAGGATTTGCAGATCCAAGAAGGCAAGGTGCTGATGAATGGCCCGGTGGATCAGCCCTATGTAGCAATCAAAGCGATTCGTAACCCGAACAATACCCAAGATGACGTGATTGCGGGCGTGAAAGTGACCGGACCGGCCAGCGAACCGATCATTACCATTTTCTCTGAGCCTGCGCTTCCCCAGGCTAACGCGCTCTCTTATCTGTTGCGCGGGCAAAATATTGACGCCGAATCGGGTGGGGGCAATGCCATGACCACCGCGTTGATTGGGTTGAGCTTAGCCAAAAGTGGCAAAGTAGTGGGCGAGATTGGCGCGGCGTTTGGTGTGCAAGATCTGCAACTGGATACCACAGGTGCGGGCGATGAGTCTCAAGTGACGGTCAGTGGCTACATCATGCCCGGTTTACAAGTGAAGTATGGCGTGGGCATTTTCAAGCCGTT is part of the Vibrio cidicii genome and encodes:
- a CDS encoding DUF1107 family protein, with amino-acid sequence MLREFAVYRPRQVARFVKTQFKGDFFIQGIGEFHFDQGKVQLPDLSNPQKLAVFREVNAEIVALSLVA
- a CDS encoding TIGR03899 family protein, which produces MADSRTPVVIDQEADPKPHSSQEKKSGYIRDSASRITTIAQTYGLDALLQKDPPQKTTIERALLREEKRKEQRQRNLEQILKLAHLSCKDETAGDPDQDWLYRFFDMAQEIHNSAMQKLWAQVLKREVTNPGSTSMKALKVLHDMTPKEAHILQRASSLACSFGADNSRKLLIGYRFQGGIFSFGKRDTTTNINMGSFQLSFSSLLVLIELGLLHGTELESGEIEIETPLILSYQGRNLQLNVLSKGVRLLYYRFTPTGNELCKLLGNKPNSQYYDQMLAMLNQKFTVQSDVQSGIHHTV
- a CDS encoding YtfJ family protein — encoded protein: MKPKTLLTLALLSASFGAAAHNLSLGSAVPAVNVDAYGEIVLQGKGTAFQPWASQQMLGKVRVIQAIAGRSSSKEMNAPLMQAITAAQFPAEHYQTTTIINQDDAIWGTGSFVKSSAQDSKVEFPWSSLVLDENGVVAKNWALKEESSAIIVQDRQGKVLFVKEGALSESEIAQVIALVKANI
- a CDS encoding DUF2607 family protein; translated protein: MNFFALQLLYCNTLSLVAVNMPGWIRLRHFRFHYTAYLAVVLTLFLSFASLAHQLDFNPEHHLQHHCEQFASASHGLGASLPQHTAVTAATLCSVFIWQSETRAESFSAYLARSPPYLTYC
- a CDS encoding ABC transporter ATP-binding protein, whose amino-acid sequence is MVNTSSEVVWLNQATFTWKDAQQPILHIPELRILRGEHVFIKGPSGCGKSTLLSLMTGINALQSGQLRILGTDLGSLSPSARDKFRADHIGYIFQQFNLLPYLNVVENVLLPCQFSKLRAGQVGGQAHERAVQLLTRLHLPPALHNKPVSELSIGQQQRVAAARALIGAPELVIADEPTSALDYDNRSAFIELLMEQANSVNATLIFVSHDPSLEALFNRTIDLRELNQAGVIA
- a CDS encoding DUF3299 domain-containing protein, whose amino-acid sequence is MKSKVILLLSLILTPWFPALAASQDVMTLDWIDLVPEQERKLFDSVGMPAADHSGNAVSQTKLGGVRPELNGSKVKIPGFVIPLEGDANKVTEFLLVPYFGACIHVPPPPPNQIIYVKFPKGAPVQELWDVIYVVGTLKTETVSHELAETAYVIQGDAIEAYDDM
- a CDS encoding autotransporter assembly complex family protein — protein: MIRKVIPAFIGMIFASQTFASSEVDLTLEGVSGALKENIEAHLSSIPSEDYATSLRFQSRLDNIINEALKALGYYHASVEYQISPDNDELTAIISPGDVMKLAEVDVRFTGEAASDDRFAALLENSSLKVGAALNHGDYDALKASIRNLALQRGYFKGDFTAARLEVSPDLNKAFVRLHYDSGIRYQFGDTQIVGSQIEEAKVRSLQPYKSGEPYLVAKVGEFNQNLSNTDWFSSVLVEPDISALDERRDLPMKVFLAPQKKNQLETGIGYATDVELRGTLKWKKPWLNEQGHSFDSSLSLSKSEQTITAGYQIPLEDVLHDYYRVQYAMKNVDSRDTKSLESNLAVERHWLLDNRWHRTVFVRYLIENYEQGLQDDVAQFVLPGISFSRSRTRGGGMPMWGDKQSITLEFGDDSFVSETRVLRLQGRTSWIRSLGENHRGIARLEGGANLTEEFERLSPSLRFFAGGDNNLRGYAYESISPRDDSNALTGAKYIATSTLEYQYRLYGNWWAAAFFDYGDAFNDAPEWKRGAGVGIRWGSPVGPIRLDFAWGLDATPGDEFRIHFTLGPEL
- the cysC gene encoding adenylyl-sulfate kinase, coding for MSSVSANNDENIVWHQHMIDKSYRAGLKQQKPAVLWFTGLSGAGKSTIAGALETRLAELGYHTYLLDGDNVRHGLCSDLGFSQQDRRENIRRIGELAKLMADAGLIVLTAFISPHRAERQLVRDLLPDGEFIEVFVNTSLQVCEQRDPKGLYKKARAGEIANFTGIDSDYEAPLNAEIDLPAGEKPIEVLVDQCIATLVARGIIRSS